One genomic segment of Deinococcus aestuarii includes these proteins:
- a CDS encoding ester cyclase yields the protein MTDALPLPPVFDFADHPDIADFERAADTGRRQPLAGFDPDYTDIVDYIVRCTHKIWEEKGVGLIYTHYGHNALVHYSSGIMYGREGMVVNTLQRQAAYADRRAYADDVIWSGDEQGGFYTSHRVSSMGTNTGYTEFGPPTGRKIQRWGFADCFSVRNRIVEEWLMSDAITELRQMGYDPVRLAHASVLPWSPHTHGEVDRLPTGQQAPEFHDVPKAEDNPQAFVRAVLQNLWNARLVNMVRAHYAPGHVAFVPDSRKLYGYGDYENFVITLMACFPDLALTIDHQCALGDERRGYRVATRFTLQGTHEGYGPYGAPTGRRIFLIGGSHHLVRGGKVVQEWTLFDEFALLKQLYGRVEGPA from the coding sequence ATGACCGATGCCCTGCCCCTCCCCCCCGTGTTCGACTTCGCCGACCACCCCGACATCGCCGACTTCGAGCGGGCCGCCGACACCGGAAGACGGCAACCGCTCGCGGGCTTCGACCCGGACTACACCGATATTGTCGACTACATCGTCCGCTGCACCCACAAGATCTGGGAGGAGAAGGGCGTCGGCCTGATCTACACCCACTACGGCCACAACGCGCTCGTGCACTACTCCAGCGGGATCATGTACGGGCGCGAGGGCATGGTGGTCAATACCCTCCAGCGTCAGGCCGCCTACGCCGACCGCCGTGCCTACGCGGACGACGTGATCTGGAGCGGCGACGAGCAGGGCGGCTTCTACACCTCCCACCGGGTGTCGAGCATGGGCACGAACACCGGGTACACCGAGTTTGGGCCGCCGACCGGGCGCAAGATTCAGCGGTGGGGCTTCGCCGACTGCTTCAGCGTGCGGAACCGAATCGTCGAGGAATGGCTGATGAGCGACGCCATCACCGAGCTGCGCCAGATGGGATACGACCCCGTGCGGCTGGCCCACGCCTCGGTGCTGCCCTGGAGCCCGCACACCCACGGCGAGGTGGACCGCCTGCCGACGGGGCAACAGGCGCCGGAGTTCCATGACGTGCCCAAGGCGGAGGACAATCCGCAGGCCTTTGTCCGCGCCGTCCTGCAAAACCTCTGGAACGCCCGTCTCGTCAACATGGTGCGGGCCCACTACGCTCCGGGGCATGTGGCCTTCGTGCCCGACTCGCGCAAGCTGTACGGGTACGGGGACTACGAGAACTTCGTCATCACGTTGATGGCATGCTTCCCCGACCTGGCGCTGACCATCGACCACCAGTGCGCGCTGGGTGACGAGCGGCGGGGGTACCGGGTCGCCACGCGCTTCACATTGCAAGGGACGCACGAGGGGTACGGGCCCTACGGTGCCCCGACTGGACGGCGCATCTTCCTGATCGGCGGCTCGCACCACCTCGTCCGGGGAGGCAAGGTCGTTCAGGAGTGGACGCTGTTCGATGAATTCGCGCTGCTCAAGCAACTGTACGGGCGCGTGGAAGGACCGGCGTGA
- a CDS encoding carbohydrate ABC transporter permease codes for MQGTLGLTDPARGRKRLVAAAEVLGTLAVIFFVAFPLVWMILAAFKTELDVYSTRLFFQPTLDNFRAIFANPILLGSHLWVSALVSFLTVALTVPLGAAASYVLSRHRFRGRDTLFLLILVTQFVPAVVVAIPFFTLFRTLGLIDTPWALVIVYLSFTLSYAIWMLRGFFDALPVEIEEASFIDGCNELQTLRYVTLPLVLPGLLVAAVFAFISAWNEFFFALILTRSESLTLPVAMQTISGPRGPMWEQVAAAGLVVMVPILVMSFFIRRYFVEGITVGAVK; via the coding sequence ATGCAGGGCACCCTTGGGCTCACCGATCCCGCCCGTGGCCGCAAACGCCTTGTGGCCGCCGCCGAGGTGCTGGGTACGCTGGCCGTGATCTTTTTCGTGGCGTTTCCGCTGGTGTGGATGATCCTGGCGGCCTTCAAGACCGAACTCGACGTGTACTCCACCCGGCTTTTCTTCCAGCCCACGCTGGACAACTTCCGGGCGATCTTCGCCAACCCGATCCTGCTGGGCTCGCACCTGTGGGTCAGCGCGCTGGTGTCGTTCCTGACCGTGGCGCTCACCGTCCCGCTGGGGGCGGCGGCCTCCTACGTCCTGTCGCGCCACCGCTTTCGGGGCCGCGACACGCTCTTTTTGCTGATCCTGGTGACCCAGTTCGTCCCGGCGGTCGTGGTGGCGATTCCCTTTTTCACGCTGTTCCGCACGCTGGGACTGATCGACACGCCCTGGGCGCTGGTGATCGTGTACCTGTCCTTTACCCTGTCCTACGCGATCTGGATGCTGCGCGGCTTTTTCGACGCGCTGCCGGTGGAGATCGAGGAGGCGTCCTTTATCGACGGCTGCAACGAACTCCAGACCCTGCGGTACGTGACGCTGCCGCTGGTGTTGCCGGGGCTGCTCGTCGCGGCGGTCTTCGCCTTTATCTCGGCGTGGAACGAGTTCTTCTTCGCGCTGATCCTGACGCGCTCCGAGTCGCTCACCCTGCCGGTCGCCATGCAGACCATCTCCGGCCCGCGCGGCCCGATGTGGGAGCAGGTCGCGGCGGCGGGGCTGGTCGTCATGGTGCCCATCCTGGTGATGTCGTTTTTCATCCGCCGGTACTTCGTCGAGGGCATCACCGTGGGGGCCGTGAAGTGA
- a CDS encoding carbon-nitrogen hydrolase family protein, producing MRALPLAAVQEAPCPVAAPVGVFAGHVQGLMAAFPQTRLVVYPELHLFGTVGPLKRELLLDVAEPLSGPRMRALGDLAGDLGVWLLPGSVCERGPGGELFNTAVVLSPEGRLAASYRKVFPWRPYEPFDPGDRFVTFDLPGVGRAGFSICYDAWFPEVARHLAWMGAEVVLNLVKTTTCDRTQEVILARANAIVNQVFVVSVNCAGPVGTGRSLIVDPEGMVRAETVGAEQTVLTDVLDLDHIPRVRQYGTVGLTRPWEQFRPGDPPLPLPLYGGRIDPEQWHPDRRPAAEEVQVVEGRAE from the coding sequence ATGAGGGCCCTGCCGCTGGCCGCCGTGCAGGAGGCCCCGTGCCCGGTGGCCGCGCCAGTGGGTGTGTTCGCCGGGCACGTGCAGGGGCTCATGGCGGCCTTCCCGCAGACCCGGCTGGTCGTCTACCCCGAACTCCACCTGTTCGGGACCGTTGGGCCCCTGAAACGGGAGCTGCTGCTGGACGTGGCCGAGCCACTCAGCGGCCCGCGTATGAGGGCCCTGGGAGACCTGGCGGGCGACCTGGGCGTGTGGCTCCTTCCGGGCAGCGTGTGCGAGCGGGGCCCGGGGGGCGAACTGTTCAACACCGCCGTCGTCCTCTCGCCGGAGGGGCGACTCGCCGCGTCGTACCGCAAGGTTTTTCCCTGGCGACCCTACGAGCCCTTCGACCCGGGAGACCGCTTCGTGACCTTCGACCTGCCGGGGGTCGGGCGGGCTGGGTTTTCCATCTGCTACGACGCCTGGTTCCCCGAAGTCGCCCGGCACCTTGCCTGGATGGGCGCGGAGGTCGTGCTCAACCTCGTGAAGACGACGACCTGCGACCGGACCCAGGAGGTGATCCTGGCGCGGGCGAACGCCATCGTCAATCAGGTGTTCGTGGTGAGCGTGAACTGCGCGGGCCCGGTCGGAACGGGGCGCAGCCTGATCGTGGACCCGGAAGGGATGGTCCGGGCCGAGACGGTTGGGGCTGAGCAGACCGTCCTGACCGACGTGCTCGACCTCGACCACATTCCGCGCGTTCGGCAGTACGGCACGGTGGGGCTGACCCGCCCCTGGGAGCAATTCCGGCCCGGCGACCCACCGCTGCCGCTGCCGCTGTACGGGGGAAGGATCGACCCGGAACAGTGGCATCCCGACCGGCGCCCCGCAGCGGAGGAGGTTCAGGTGGTCGAGGGACGTGCCGAGTGA
- a CDS encoding ABC transporter substrate-binding protein, whose product MDHARKAVRQRVGLALGLTGVMGFGSLAVQAQSATTYGLKPGKPYAGTQLRFLICCATAGQFAQMIKLTGEGSEFQRLTGITVKWDNTPYEALQQKILVEATTGSTYDVVAWVDAWGEAFKSQLLPLNSRIAADKINMRDYPGAYVEASSDAAGNVVGLPFRGHPLVLFYRKDIFDELKLPVPKTWQDVIRTATTIQQRKPGMTGLSTMYGVRSGQNLFNWVSMVWGNGADLLDKQGRPVFNGPRGVQATQVYIDILRKNKVTNPAATTFAEPESSTEILQGRAAMWVGWWWYWARFSDPKAVTPAVLNNIGFAAAPGWAGGKTQNYALIWPLGIFKNSKNPDAAWEFVKYVTNTDVQKKVAANRSVLAEADNTIVTFSGMNDARVNAANGGIPRVGAQVLRTARTLPQVKTWAEIQSVLEIGINEMATGAAVKPTLDRMARDVDAIQKRAGYYK is encoded by the coding sequence ATGGACCATGCACGAAAGGCAGTTCGGCAGCGGGTAGGCCTGGCCCTCGGTCTGACTGGGGTGATGGGGTTCGGGTCGCTGGCGGTTCAGGCTCAGAGCGCGACCACCTACGGTCTGAAACCCGGCAAGCCCTACGCCGGGACCCAACTGAGGTTCTTGATCTGTTGCGCCACGGCCGGGCAGTTCGCCCAGATGATCAAGCTCACCGGCGAGGGCAGCGAGTTCCAGCGGCTGACCGGCATCACGGTCAAGTGGGACAACACCCCCTACGAGGCGTTGCAGCAAAAGATTCTGGTGGAGGCCACCACGGGCAGCACCTATGACGTGGTGGCCTGGGTGGACGCCTGGGGCGAGGCCTTCAAGTCGCAGCTCCTGCCTCTGAACAGCCGGATCGCGGCGGACAAGATCAACATGCGGGATTACCCGGGCGCCTATGTCGAGGCGTCCTCGGACGCGGCGGGCAACGTCGTCGGGCTGCCCTTTCGCGGCCACCCGCTGGTGCTGTTTTACCGCAAGGACATCTTCGACGAGCTCAAGCTGCCGGTCCCTAAAACGTGGCAGGACGTGATCCGGACAGCGACCACCATCCAGCAGCGCAAGCCGGGCATGACGGGGCTGTCCACGATGTACGGGGTGCGCTCCGGGCAAAACCTGTTCAACTGGGTCAGCATGGTGTGGGGCAACGGCGCCGACCTCCTCGACAAACAGGGACGCCCGGTCTTCAACGGCCCCAGGGGCGTGCAGGCCACCCAGGTCTATATCGACATCCTCCGCAAGAACAAGGTGACCAACCCCGCCGCCACGACCTTTGCGGAGCCGGAGTCCTCCACCGAGATCCTCCAGGGCCGGGCCGCCATGTGGGTCGGCTGGTGGTGGTACTGGGCCCGCTTCTCCGACCCCAAGGCGGTGACCCCGGCCGTGCTGAACAACATCGGCTTTGCGGCGGCGCCGGGCTGGGCGGGCGGCAAGACCCAGAACTACGCCCTGATCTGGCCGCTGGGGATCTTCAAGAACTCCAAGAACCCCGACGCCGCCTGGGAATTCGTCAAGTACGTCACCAACACCGACGTGCAGAAGAAGGTGGCCGCCAACCGCTCCGTTCTCGCCGAGGCGGACAACACCATCGTGACTTTCTCGGGCATGAACGACGCCAGGGTCAACGCGGCCAACGGCGGGATCCCCCGGGTCGGCGCCCAGGTCCTGCGGACCGCCCGCACCCTGCCGCAGGTCAAGACCTGGGCCGAGATTCAGAGCGTGCTGGAGATCGGCATCAACGAGATGGCGACGGGCGCCGCCGTCAAGCCCACCCTCGACCGCATGGCCCGCGACGTGGACGCCATTCAGAAGCGCGCCGGTTACTACAAGTAG
- a CDS encoding ester cyclase has product MTQEPNPMFDFADHPDIADFAAAANTERRQDLGNFDPDYVDIVDYIVRCTHKIWEERAVHLIHTHYTHNARVHTSGGLTTYGSAAVVRNTLRSQAAYSGSRSFADDVLWGGNAADGFYTSHRIFTVGVNTGDTDHGPPTGRRIGRWIIADCKIRDNRIYEEWLVSDHSAELRQLGYDPLHLARTSAPVQPLPPGDPTGEDGQYPPTILALPSPTEPEAFVRALLHNLWNARMLNLVRACYAPGHVAWVPGGRQLYGQGDYEGFVLGLMAQFSDLRLSVDHVCVLGSAERGHRVATRWTMQGTHDGPGRYGRPTGRRVRMLGITHHELQGGLIRQEWTLFDEFALLRQLHAPLATEHAPDVAQLAPSATEEPTLP; this is encoded by the coding sequence GTGACCCAGGAGCCCAACCCCATGTTCGACTTCGCCGACCACCCGGACATCGCCGATTTCGCCGCCGCAGCGAACACGGAGCGGCGTCAGGACCTCGGGAATTTCGACCCCGACTACGTGGACATCGTGGACTACATCGTGCGCTGCACCCACAAGATCTGGGAGGAGCGCGCGGTCCACCTCATCCACACGCACTACACCCATAACGCGCGGGTGCATACCTCGGGCGGCCTCACGACCTACGGCTCGGCGGCGGTCGTCCGCAACACCCTGCGCAGTCAGGCGGCCTACAGCGGCTCGCGCTCGTTTGCCGACGACGTGCTCTGGGGCGGCAACGCGGCGGACGGCTTCTACACCTCCCACCGCATCTTCACGGTGGGGGTCAACACCGGCGACACCGATCACGGCCCCCCCACCGGACGCCGCATCGGGCGCTGGATCATCGCCGACTGCAAGATCAGGGACAACCGCATCTACGAGGAGTGGCTGGTGAGCGACCACAGCGCCGAGTTGCGCCAGCTCGGCTATGACCCGCTGCATCTTGCTCGGACGAGCGCGCCCGTGCAGCCGCTTCCGCCCGGCGACCCCACCGGAGAGGACGGACAGTATCCGCCCACCATCCTCGCGCTGCCCTCCCCTACCGAGCCAGAGGCGTTCGTGCGCGCCCTGCTGCACAACCTGTGGAACGCAAGGATGCTCAACCTCGTGCGCGCCTGCTATGCCCCGGGGCACGTCGCCTGGGTGCCGGGAGGGCGGCAACTGTACGGACAAGGCGACTACGAGGGGTTCGTGCTCGGGCTGATGGCGCAGTTCTCCGATCTGCGGCTGAGCGTGGACCACGTGTGTGTGCTGGGCAGTGCCGAGCGCGGCCACCGCGTCGCCACCCGCTGGACGATGCAGGGCACGCACGACGGCCCCGGGCGGTACGGACGGCCCACCGGGCGGCGGGTCCGAATGCTGGGGATCACGCACCACGAGCTTCAGGGCGGGCTGATCCGTCAGGAGTGGACCCTGTTCGACGAGTTCGCGCTGCTCAGGCAGCTTCATGCCCCGCTGGCGACGGAGCACGCGCCGGACGTGGCCCAGCTTGCGCCGTCGGCCACCGAGGAACCGACCCTGCCGTGA
- a CDS encoding carbohydrate ABC transporter permease: MAVPQTTSTVPAAAPPRAASRKSRRSGGLRWTMLLPALLVIGATVLYPLLASFLTSFRDWRLIYSPTPGPFVGLSNYTRALTDAGFLNSLGVSGLYTLISVTLTLCIGLGIALLLSKPTRLNIFARTLLIFPFAVAPVLKGYSWRFMLNPEYGVYAKGIGEVFPPLKGYLWLGNEFSALLAIAFSEIWGWAPLFALMFIGALGAIPSEVNEAARVDGASAFQVFRRITLPLLAPVIYVVALLKIISALKMFDQVAIMTAGGPGDSTQTLYFYVYQVAFRNLDLGYASAVSYILVLIMALFSTLYVRKLLRGD, translated from the coding sequence ATGGCTGTGCCCCAGACCACCTCCACCGTTCCCGCCGCCGCCCCGCCGCGCGCCGCGTCCCGCAAGTCCCGCCGCAGCGGCGGCCTGCGCTGGACAATGCTCCTGCCCGCCCTGCTGGTGATCGGCGCGACCGTCCTCTACCCGCTGCTGGCGTCCTTTCTCACCTCCTTCCGCGACTGGCGCCTGATCTACTCGCCCACCCCCGGCCCCTTCGTGGGCCTGAGCAACTACACGCGGGCGCTGACCGACGCGGGCTTTCTCAACAGCCTGGGGGTCAGCGGGCTGTACACACTGATCTCGGTCACGCTGACCCTGTGCATCGGCCTGGGCATCGCGCTGCTGCTGTCCAAGCCCACGCGGCTGAATATCTTCGCGCGCACGCTGCTGATCTTTCCCTTCGCGGTGGCGCCGGTCCTCAAGGGCTACAGTTGGCGCTTCATGCTCAACCCCGAGTACGGCGTCTACGCCAAGGGCATCGGCGAGGTCTTTCCGCCCCTGAAGGGCTACCTGTGGCTGGGCAACGAGTTCAGCGCCCTGCTCGCCATCGCGTTCTCGGAGATCTGGGGCTGGGCGCCCCTCTTCGCCCTGATGTTCATCGGCGCGCTGGGCGCCATTCCCTCGGAGGTGAACGAGGCCGCGCGGGTGGACGGCGCCTCGGCCTTCCAGGTCTTTCGCCGGATCACCCTGCCCCTGCTGGCCCCGGTGATCTACGTCGTGGCGCTGCTCAAGATCATCTCGGCCCTCAAGATGTTCGACCAGGTGGCGATCATGACGGCGGGCGGGCCGGGCGACTCCACCCAGACGCTGTATTTCTACGTCTACCAGGTGGCCTTCCGCAACCTCGACCTGGGCTACGCCTCGGCGGTGTCGTACATCCTCGTGCTGATCATGGCGCTCTTTTCGACCCTGTACGTCCGCAAGTTGCTGAGGGGAGACTGA
- the hisD gene encoding histidinol dehydrogenase, whose amino-acid sequence MEYFKQAAPQAPSVNQEIRDTVSSILSDVEREGLAAVRRYSERFDGHSPESFRMTPEEISRVTSEVEDSVARAIDFSLEQVRNFAGLQRRTLVDFEAETLPGVTIGQKQIPVNAVGAYIPGGRYPITAAPAMTIGVPKAAGVARVVACAPVQRGTGRINPEQLYGIVQSGADEVYTIGGAQAMAAMAFGMEGSPPLEAVDMIVGAGNAYVAEAKRQLFGVVGIDLLAGPTEICILADDSADPELVAADLLAQAEHGVNSQSVLITTSRDLVEAVTREIERQLAALPTADAAGPSWRDYGEIILVESDEEMARVSDRVASEHLEVQTRDPDWFLARLTNYGSLFLGRNAAVAYADKGIGTNHVLPTSRAARYTGGLWVGKFIKTVTWQRVGDAANATVAPPFITMADTEGMVGHADSMRLRLRGASGD is encoded by the coding sequence ATGGAGTATTTCAAGCAGGCCGCCCCCCAAGCTCCTTCTGTCAATCAGGAAATCCGCGATACGGTCTCCTCCATCCTCTCCGACGTGGAGCGCGAGGGCCTGGCCGCCGTCCGCCGCTACAGCGAGCGATTCGACGGCCACAGCCCGGAGTCGTTCCGCATGACGCCCGAGGAGATCAGCCGGGTCACCTCGGAGGTTGAAGATTCCGTGGCCCGCGCCATCGACTTCAGCCTGGAACAGGTGCGGAACTTTGCCGGGTTGCAGCGCCGGACGCTGGTGGACTTCGAGGCGGAGACGCTGCCCGGCGTGACCATCGGGCAAAAGCAGATTCCGGTGAACGCGGTGGGCGCCTATATTCCCGGCGGGCGCTACCCCATCACGGCAGCCCCGGCAATGACGATTGGGGTGCCGAAAGCGGCGGGCGTGGCGCGGGTGGTGGCCTGCGCCCCCGTGCAGCGCGGGACCGGGCGCATCAACCCCGAGCAGCTCTACGGCATCGTGCAGAGTGGAGCTGACGAGGTGTACACCATCGGCGGGGCGCAGGCGATGGCGGCGATGGCCTTCGGGATGGAGGGCAGCCCGCCCCTGGAGGCGGTGGACATGATCGTCGGTGCGGGCAACGCCTACGTGGCGGAGGCCAAGCGCCAGCTCTTCGGGGTGGTGGGCATCGACCTGCTCGCCGGGCCGACCGAAATCTGCATCCTGGCCGACGACTCCGCCGACCCGGAACTCGTGGCCGCCGACCTGCTGGCCCAGGCCGAGCACGGGGTCAACTCGCAGTCGGTCCTGATCACGACCTCGCGGGACCTGGTGGAGGCCGTTACGCGCGAGATCGAGCGGCAACTCGCCGCCTTGCCCACCGCCGACGCCGCCGGGCCCTCGTGGCGTGACTACGGCGAGATCATCCTGGTCGAGTCCGACGAGGAGATGGCGCGGGTCTCCGACCGGGTGGCCTCCGAGCACCTGGAAGTGCAGACCCGCGACCCCGATTGGTTCCTCGCGCGGCTGACCAACTACGGCTCACTCTTCCTGGGGCGGAATGCCGCCGTGGCCTACGCGGACAAGGGCATCGGCACGAACCATGTGCTGCCCACCAGCCGGGCAGCCCGCTACACCGGCGGCCTGTGGGTGGGCAAGTTCATCAAGACCGTGACCTGGCAGCGGGTTGGGGACGCCGCGAACGCGACGGTCGCCCCGCCCTTCATCACCATGGCCGACACCGAGGGGATGGTCGGCCATGCGGACTCCATGCGGCTGAGACTTCGCGGGGCGTCAGGGGACTGA
- a CDS encoding ester cyclase: protein MTNSTDQAFERRSIEEYMAQAGTGRRQELRGFEADYTDIVDYIIRCTHKIWEEKAVGLIYTHYAHNAIVHTANGTVYGREAVVRNTLQNQAMWGDLRAYADDVIWTGDDRQGFYTSHRVFDTGTHSGYSEFGPPTGRKIQRWGIADCFILENRIVEEWVTHDGSAELRCMGLDPLAVARRMVLEAEPYTHGEVDRLPTGQRAPEFHDVPKAEDNPQAFVRAVLQNLWNARLVNMVRAHYSPGHVAFVPGNRKLYGYGDYENFVITLFACFPDLALTIDHQCALPASGGYRVATRFTLQGTHEGYGPYGAPTGRRFTLLGMSHHIIRDGKVTQEWTVFDEFVLLKQLYARRGGLGVSGPDFIEASP from the coding sequence GTGACCAACTCGACCGATCAAGCGTTCGAGCGCCGCAGCATCGAGGAGTACATGGCGCAGGCCGGAACGGGCCGCCGCCAGGAGCTGCGCGGCTTCGAGGCCGACTACACCGACATCGTGGATTACATCATCCGGTGCACGCACAAAATCTGGGAGGAAAAGGCCGTCGGCCTGATCTACACCCACTACGCCCACAACGCCATCGTGCATACGGCAAACGGCACCGTCTACGGGCGCGAGGCGGTGGTGCGCAACACCCTCCAGAACCAGGCGATGTGGGGCGACCTGCGCGCCTATGCCGACGACGTGATCTGGACGGGAGACGACCGGCAGGGCTTCTACACTTCGCACCGGGTCTTCGACACTGGCACCCACAGCGGGTACAGCGAGTTCGGGCCGCCGACAGGTCGCAAGATTCAACGCTGGGGCATCGCCGACTGCTTCATCCTGGAAAACCGGATCGTCGAGGAGTGGGTCACGCACGACGGCAGCGCGGAGTTGCGCTGCATGGGGCTGGACCCGTTGGCCGTGGCGAGGCGGATGGTGCTGGAGGCCGAGCCGTACACGCATGGTGAGGTGGACCGGCTGCCGACGGGGCAACGGGCGCCGGAGTTCCATGACGTGCCTAAGGCGGAGGACAATCCGCAGGCCTTTGTCCGCGCCGTCCTGCAAAACCTCTGGAACGCCCGCCTCGTCAACATGGTTCGCGCCCACTATTCACCGGGCCATGTTGCGTTCGTCCCTGGAAACCGGAAGCTGTACGGGTACGGCGATTACGAGAACTTCGTCATTACTCTGTTCGCCTGCTTCCCCGACCTGGCGCTGACGATTGACCACCAGTGCGCGCTTCCGGCCTCCGGTGGCTACCGGGTCGCCACGCGCTTTACGTTACAAGGGACGCATGAGGGATACGGGCCCTACGGCGCCCCGACAGGCCGCCGCTTCACCCTGCTCGGCATGAGCCACCACATCATCCGGGACGGCAAGGTCACCCAGGAATGGACGGTGTTCGACGAGTTCGTCTTGCTCAAGCAACTCTACGCGCGGAGAGGGGGTCTCGGTGTCAGCGGACCAGATTTCATCGAAGCCAGCCCCTGA
- a CDS encoding ester cyclase: protein MAPVVAGRRQSLEGFDADYTDIVDYIIRCTHKIWEDKAVGLIYTHYAHNTPVHLSDAEYYGRDQVVENTVRTLAAFPDLRLFGDEVIWSGNDRDGFHSSHRVTWSGHNLGHSIYGLPTGRRVQRREIAHCVVRRNRIVEEWVVHDETALIRQLGLDEVELARTLARREAELGWPGHGTLVGEVPRLPGQGHPPVHLDGDPRDPDALPGLLYGLVWNARMLNYLTEYYAPGAVVWVPGNRRLEGHGDLTAYVLGLLAAFPDGAMSVDHVAWIGSEAQGYRVAARWTFQGTHGGPGPYGPPTGRRVRVLGISHFEVRGGRIEREYMVWDEFALLKQVHRPG, encoded by the coding sequence ATGGCTCCAGTCGTGGCCGGGCGGCGGCAGAGCTTAGAAGGTTTCGACGCCGACTACACCGACATCGTAGACTACATCATCCGGTGCACGCACAAAATCTGGGAGGACAAGGCCGTCGGCCTGATCTACACCCACTACGCGCACAACACCCCGGTCCACCTCTCGGACGCCGAATACTACGGGCGTGATCAGGTGGTCGAGAACACCGTGCGGACGCTGGCGGCCTTTCCCGACCTGCGCCTCTTCGGCGACGAGGTGATCTGGAGCGGCAACGACCGGGACGGGTTTCACTCCTCGCACCGGGTCACCTGGAGCGGGCACAACCTCGGCCACAGCATCTACGGGCTGCCGACAGGGAGGCGGGTGCAGCGCCGCGAGATCGCCCACTGCGTCGTGCGCCGAAACCGCATCGTGGAGGAGTGGGTCGTCCACGACGAGACCGCCCTGATCCGCCAACTCGGGCTGGATGAGGTCGAGCTGGCCCGCACCCTCGCGCGGAGGGAGGCGGAACTGGGGTGGCCGGGCCACGGTACGCTCGTCGGCGAGGTGCCCCGGCTGCCCGGCCAGGGACACCCGCCCGTCCACCTCGACGGCGACCCGCGTGACCCGGACGCGCTGCCCGGCCTGCTCTACGGGCTGGTCTGGAATGCTCGGATGCTCAACTACCTGACCGAGTATTACGCGCCGGGCGCCGTGGTGTGGGTGCCGGGAAATCGCCGCCTGGAGGGGCACGGCGACCTGACCGCCTACGTGCTGGGGCTGCTGGCGGCCTTTCCCGACGGGGCGATGAGCGTGGATCATGTCGCCTGGATCGGCAGCGAGGCGCAGGGGTACAGGGTGGCCGCGCGCTGGACCTTCCAGGGCACCCACGGCGGGCCCGGACCCTACGGCCCCCCCACCGGGCGGCGGGTGCGGGTGCTGGGGATCAGCCACTTCGAGGTGCGCGGCGGGCGCATCGAGCGCGAGTACATGGTCTGGGACGAGTTCGCCCTGCTCAAGCAGGTGCACCGGCCCGGGTGA